One stretch of Bacillota bacterium DNA includes these proteins:
- a CDS encoding deoxyguanosinetriphosphate triphosphohydrolase produces MERREAACFSRYAVLSTRTRGRLFPEEPCLVRTEFQRDRDRIIHSKAFRRLKHKTQVFIAPEGDHYRTRLTHTLEVAQIARTVARALRLNEDLTEAIALGHDLGHTPFGHAGEEALNEVYPEGFRHNEQSLRIVEKLEGEKGLNLTWEVRDGILNHTGSVRPATLEGQVVKIADRVAYINHDIDDAIRAGIIRLEDLPRESIRVLGDRHKSRINTMVLDLIENSWDKPEITMSETVRQATDELRNFLFHYVYIGSLAKKEEQKARRIIKILYQYYLDNPAVLPPELLKKTETAGIARCVADYVAGMTDRYAIKTFERLFLPFPWSDV; encoded by the coding sequence ATCGAGAGGCGAGAAGCTGCCTGTTTTTCCCGCTACGCGGTTTTAAGCACCCGCACCCGCGGGCGCCTTTTTCCGGAGGAACCGTGTCTTGTCCGCACCGAATTCCAGCGGGACCGCGACCGGATCATTCACTCCAAGGCCTTTCGCCGCCTGAAACACAAAACCCAAGTTTTCATTGCGCCAGAGGGGGACCATTACCGGACGCGGCTCACCCATACTTTGGAAGTTGCCCAGATCGCCCGTACCGTTGCCCGCGCCCTGAGGCTCAACGAAGACCTGACGGAAGCGATTGCGCTGGGGCACGACCTCGGCCACACCCCTTTCGGACACGCCGGGGAGGAGGCCTTAAATGAGGTATATCCTGAAGGGTTTCGCCACAATGAGCAGAGCCTCCGGATTGTGGAGAAATTGGAGGGAGAAAAGGGGCTCAACCTGACCTGGGAGGTTCGGGACGGGATCTTAAATCATACGGGGTCCGTCAGGCCGGCTACGCTTGAAGGCCAGGTTGTTAAGATTGCGGACCGCGTTGCCTATATTAACCATGATATTGATGACGCCATCCGGGCCGGCATCATCAGGCTTGAGGATTTGCCCCGGGAAAGCATCCGGGTCCTGGGGGACCGCCACAAGTCGAGAATCAACACCATGGTACTGGATTTAATTGAAAACAGTTGGGACAAGCCTGAGATAACGATGAGTGAGACTGTCAGGCAGGCAACAGATGAGCTTCGCAACTTTCTTTTTCATTATGTTTATATTGGGTCACTGGCCAAGAAGGAAGAACAAAAAGCGCGGCGAATTATTAAAATTTTATACCAGTATTACCTTGACAACCCGGCAGTTCTCCCCCCTGAACTGCTGAAGAAAACCGAAACCGCAGGGATCGCCAGGTGTGTTGCCGATTATGTGGCCGGGATGACAGACAGGTATGCGATTAAAACGTTCGAAAGGCTCTTTCTCCCCTTCCCCTGGTCAGATGTTTAA
- a CDS encoding flavodoxin family protein, with translation MFILGINGSPNKDGNTAFLLRRGLAVVQEMGAETQLIQVADILAGFDPPFCDACASPCEGSCGAGNRLGEVFELLRRADGMLVGSPVYFGSISGQLKAFWDKTRVLRGEKALLNVVGGGVTVAGARFGGQETTLKAIHDLMLVQGMIVVGDGHRDYDCGHQGACAQRPAAQDENGINRTLILARRIVEVAGATKSLRIRR, from the coding sequence GCCGGGGACTGGCTGTGGTACAGGAAATGGGGGCTGAGACCCAGTTGATCCAGGTAGCGGACATTCTCGCCGGCTTTGACCCACCCTTCTGCGATGCTTGCGCCAGCCCTTGTGAAGGCAGTTGCGGGGCCGGTAACAGGCTGGGCGAGGTTTTCGAACTGCTGCGCAGGGCCGACGGCATGCTGGTCGGGAGTCCGGTTTACTTTGGCTCAATCTCGGGCCAGTTAAAGGCATTCTGGGACAAAACCAGGGTGCTCCGCGGCGAAAAGGCCCTGTTAAATGTGGTCGGCGGGGGGGTTACGGTGGCAGGAGCCCGGTTCGGGGGGCAGGAAACCACCCTGAAAGCGATTCACGATCTGATGCTGGTGCAAGGGATGATTGTGGTAGGAGACGGCCACCGGGACTACGACTGCGGGCACCAGGGCGCCTGCGCCCAACGCCCGGCCGCCCAGGACGAAAACGGCATTAACCGCACGCTCATCCTGGCACGGCGGATTGTCGAGGTGGCCGGCGCCACGAAAAGTCTGAGGATCCGGCGCTAG